The Populus alba chromosome 6, ASM523922v2, whole genome shotgun sequence genomic interval AAGAACAAAGAATTTCAAGGTTTggagaagaaaattaaattttagagatTAACGGAagcttaataaatatttaatttaagttcTATTTGAAGGATATCGGTGATGTTATATTGGAACTTATATCAAGGTTTCATAACATATATGTCAAGAACACATGTTAGAAAATATATACCACACCTAATGGTAAGAAGATACTAGATAGGTCTGTTGGAAAGTCTATACAAATATGAATTATAAAAgctatttcaatttaatatcaagttgtcgatgaacaaaaaaaagtttttattgatttgtagAAAAGAGATTATTCAGGTGGTGAATGGAGGATACCGACATTCATTGTAGATATGTGGTCCCTTGTGTGCATCATAAGAGACTTAACTTAGATATTACAATGTTGAGACTTTTAGGAAAGCATACAATGAAGTTGTCAACCTATTACCTGAGGAAGATCTAGATTCATGAGAAAAAGACATCATTGTTCTACCtcctaaactgaaaagaaatATTGGTAGACTTATAAAGAATAGAAAGAGGGAATAGGAAAAAGATCAACCTAgtaatatcaagaaaaaagaatctaCTCTAAGGTGCAATATATACAAGCAATATTGGCATAATTCAAGGACTTGTCAAATATATAATGCTAAACAAATTGGAAGATTTCATGGTGCTAGATGTTCATAGATGAGAAAGTTGACAAAGATGGTGGGAGAGCTATTAGATTTTGTGGTGTAAATATTGGTACATCCTCTCAACCATTATCTTACAATCATATAAGACTTCTCTTAAATATGCatgatgtttaatttattttactgatTGTTCTATTAGtcatcaatttgattttaaattacaaattgcTATTAGAACACCATCATCTTAACACTCAACCAAAACTAATTGCATTAATTGAAGTATGTATTATGAATCATCGTTGCTTTTATGATAGGTTTAATATTTGGATTTTAAGCTATGTTTAATGCATGTTTTTCctatatttattacaaatattGAACATATGTTGAAATCACTAGTgttattcatttaatttgaaCATTATAAAACAACATCGTAGTTAGGAATAGTAAcattaaacacattaaattagcAACCAATAACAACTTTGCATTTGCAAAGCtaactttcatattattattctttGATCCAAACTTGactaatttatctttaattttcttcactTCATCTAGTATCTGTAACATCTCCTCCCCCTCTAATGATTAATTCAACATCATTAAAAGGTTTATACCAATTAATAAATGTGTTCTCATATGACCTATCATTACATCTATAAAAagtcttgtttttatttacatttgtTTCTAAGTTCGTGACAactgctttttttcttcttcttcatattTCATGCACATGTTGTTCTTGAACTTTAGTCCATTCAAGTTATTGCATATTTGTAAGCTATTAACATTTGATGAATATGATGACATTATTCATATGTGTATACTGTgaattttggggtttttttttttttgctttgtgtGTTGGGTAGGAGTGACTATTTTTTGCAATGTGTGTTGGATTGATGTGTGTGTTGGATTTGTGTGCTGGGTTGGAGTGGCTATTTTTTGGCAGTGTATAGTTGCAAGATTTATAGTGAAGAATAATTGCTAAAAGATGAAGGATTGTTGTTgcaaatttttgaaaattttgttggATATTTGTGTAACTAATGTTATATaacttgttatttttgttaggtTGAAATGGTGAAGAGGTGAAGAACCGTTGAGAAATATTTTGTAcaatttgatgttttgattGGCTTGAAATAATCAAGAATTGTTTAGCAATATGTtacaaacatgattttaatgacatttttataaatataatgatattttacaatgactacatcttttttttttaaatcccaaTGGTAAGATTGtggttttttcatgatttttagtCATCATGGGTATTTtagtcattaaaaatattataatggtTAACAtgtaaataatgatatttatttttttgactttCATTTTAACACCAAAATAGAGGATATAAAGtgtaaaaaagatagaaaaggaTAATTTCTTATACGTTAAAGGAAAAgtgaaaaacatatcaaaaatataagaggattaatgtaattattatttttttatgttcgaAAGGTCACCATTTCAAGaaatgctttttaaatataagactcgcatttaatattattgaaaatacaACTTTTTATCGCCATTAATctataaaccaacaaaaaataccttttaattttgaaaaacaaattatgaaaaagaaaagacaggTTGAGCATGTTGGAATTTTGTGTTAAGAAGTTTTAactgtaaaaaaataatccttaaGTGATTACATATTTTTGTCTGAAGAGAAATAAatgcatatattttaaaacttcaaaCTATATAGAgtaagaatgatttttttttatttgtttttcttacaatgtattttttttagctttaacaatattttactttttaccTTCAACAATTTaggatttttctaataaaaaaaaaatataactacaCATTGTAGATAATACATTAACTATTAAGTAGTGTTTTATGTGTTGGACAAAGATaaactgaataatttttttgtgaagtTGTTTGATACATCTTTGGACaatacaaaattcaatttttatcttaTCCAAGGTTATTCTAGTAGAGAAATTTTTGTCTCACTAAAAAGAATAGCATAAGCTTATCTAATTCTCTATACCAGAGTTTACCCAGATTGATCTAAGTAAACATAAgaataaaagtgattattatcataattttaaacccGACTAGGGATCGACTCGGGGCAAAGCCAAGGTCATGAATTGGGTTGATTATTGACATGTGTTaacataaggataaaaatagttattattatagttttgaaatccgaaTCAATGATTGACCTTGAGCAAGGCTCAGGTCACGGGTCGAGTTGACCATTAACCCaagtcaacaaaaaaataaaaatgattattatcatagttttaaaagataatttaatgatTAACCTAAGGCCATGCTCGAGTTACAAGTCAGATAAAGAATATGAactaatatttttggttttttattaaaaaaaaaatttgtaataaaaattacatgccTATTGATTATCGCCTACAAGTTACTTGCCTACTAGCTACTATTTACTAATAATCAGgttttgaagttgattattgCCTACATGTTGCTTGCCTGCTAGTAAACAAGTTTTGAAGTTCCTACGAAATTGATTGAAATACAATGAAGTTGTCGTGATTTGTTTTATCGAGTTGTTGCGTGCTTTCTTCTCCCTTTGGCTTCCTTTACATGGAAgaaattgtaaaacaaaaactGTAAAGTAACCATGTCTGTTTCTCTTCACGCCTCCATGTTCCATGTCTGTTTTCCTTGACAAATTTATATCAACTCTACTCCATATATGTTTTCCTTGACAAATCTAGATCAACTCTCCTCCGTATTCTAATTTCCTTTCACTTAATTCAAACTTTGTTTTCgcttatataataatatttcagCTCATAACCAAATCCTAGCTCAGCTCATGAACAAAAACTGTTCTTCTTAATTTAGTTTAACTTTTGTTACACTCTTATCAAGTCTAACCTTCCTTGAATCTAtctttcttatctttcctaGACTATATAACAATTCGATTATGAAAGTAAATccattcaattataaaaaacgaaaatatttcatttattaacaagaaagaaaaaccctTTATTAATGTGAACCTAATATGAAACTAGATAATTTACTGTAgtgagataaaaacaaatatgcctCATAAGACATCCATTTCccaacattttttattaatataaccgAGTCACAGCACCACCAAACAGCCTACAGAGCTTCCCTTTCTCCACTCTCTTCACATTTGGTATCTAAGAAGAGTGTTGCTGGACCCATTCTACTAGGGTTAGGATGCCAAATCCTGTTGCGGTGCGCTTCTTCTCACTCGATACAGGACCAGCCATGTCAATGTGCATCCATTGAAccttctcatcaacaaactGCAAAATCGGAGATGTTTTTTCAGGATTTCCTGGGATGTGAGATAATATGGTGCCAAGAACCAAGCACTTACGACTGAAAAACTATcaaagttttctttcttttttccaaaaaaataagatatacaAGGAATAACTTGATTTTTGTCAAGCTTAAAGTGGAAACAACCACAGTGCTTTGTGGTGCATTAGAAGCCTCGGCGGTTCTTCATCCAAAGGTGGTAGGCGACATTCCCTACCAAAACCTGTTGACAGTGTCTGTCCCGACTTAGACAGAGTACCTTCTGGATGACAGCATGCATTCAAGAATATTTAGAGAAACCACTTATTGTTTGGTAAATTACCCAGAGTCCCAGACAATTTCACCTTGAAGTGCAGAAACCCCATATCCAACACTTCTACATTGATAGGATATTGTTACTACAGAAAATAATGGAAAATATCCCAAGTAGATGAGCTCTACACATGGTTGCATGCCCAACTGGACACTGCTTTGCAAGTCCATGTAACATGGGTAAAGGCATtgtaaagaacaaaaataaaaattagaaagacaACTACAAGAATAGGCAGTGGATTATCATGATCACGTACCTGTTTCAAAAACAGAGCTGCTGTGATAGCACCACCCTGACGAGCACCAGTGTTTACCATATCAGCTACTCCTGACTTCATGGACTCCCAGTAACTTTCCTCTAATGGCATCCTCCAGAGTTTCTCTCCGCTGGCCTCTGCTGCTGTGAATACCTCATTTGCCAACTCATCACTGGGTGTAAAAACACCTGCATAAGAAAAGGTTTTCCACTATTTAAACAACAGGCAATTGAGTAATCTAGCCTTGAAAGGATGTCAGTTCCATAAATGACCACAAATACCAAAGTTTACTAAGCCACCATGTTAATGTCTTTGAGACACTATCAGACTTGAGTTTAGAGGTTATAAACAGTTCTCTACAAACTGCATAGACAACTAATGCATGACCACATCTTTTCTGGTGACAGACTGCATTTAAACCTCTAGGTACTTTTATCATAACAGCTGTGTATTTGTTCAGCAGTCAAAAACTTGCTGTTCAGCAAAAACCCCACCCCTCCCTTCTCCCaactatagaaagaaaaaagaaattcttaaAACTCTATCCCCACTAGAATCGGACTTCCCagcatgattaataaaaatgtgTTCAAAAACTTGCTTTTCAGCACAAACCTGCAGGATTATTGAAAACATGTGTGTACCTGCAATTGAGGGCCCGAGAGCAACTACACAGGCTCCAGTTAGTGTTGCCAAGTCAATTATctgcaaaataattaataacattcAGCAAAATTCCAAATCCAAACTAAACAATCATGACTATCAGCATGCTACATCCGTACTGTGTTAACTTTAGCAATGATAATATGAGGTCATACAACTACAATTTTGATTGCTGATCAAATATCAAGGTACAAAAAGTTCAGCTTATGTAGCATATGAAAATTAAACAACTCCTACCCAGTGAACATGTATTTTAGCACAACCATTCCAAAGCATACAAAAATTTTCATCTGATTGTcacaatattatatttaaatggTACCTTCTCTACACCCTGGTTACAGGCATAAACTAAAGCATCTGCAAGTGTAAGTCTGCCTTCAGCATCAGTGTTGTTCACCTGCAACGAGATTATCCAGCAAGATATTACATAACTGGCTGATGGACTTATAAGAATTTTATCCAACCTTCTAAAGATATGAAGACAAAAGGCTCTACATCCTTTTGGACTTTTTTGCCATGTATTTAAATGTACAAATAAACTACTTAGTGACAGCAATATTAAAGGCTTATCTCTCTTTtgatgcttttattttatttaattcttttattgtaCCCTTTTGATGCATTGACAATAAGAAActatatgcatatatataaaaaaaaaaaccttacagaCAACAAAAGGCATCACTAAAGAGGTCAATaacaagaggagaagaaaaccaAAACTGGAATGTTTGCAGTTAACAGAAAAACCATAGCTACCTGGCACAAACACAACAAGTCACAGCTAAACTTTTCTATTGATACTAGAGAATGAATCAGAAAGTCCATATGATAAAACGGTGCGAGATAGCTGGCTTCTGGGATTTGTACGTGCCTAATTCAACCAACACAAACCTGAATTATTGCTGTCTCGACTCTACAATGACTAACAGAAAACAAACAGGACATGCTTTTTAACAaaatgacttgattaaaatattacaATATTGCATGATGCACAAATTCCAATAGCGAGGTTACCATTGTTGGGTGGTGATGGTTGGGGGTTGGGGTGAGGTAATGACAACCAGAGACTCTTAAATGCATGTCTAATCCATGCAAAACACAATactcaatcaaataaaaagagctTCTATTTTTGTCCAATCTTTTTCCCTGCAAGATGATGAAGCTATACCTCAATTGTCTTTCCATTAGAGGCTGTAACTATATCTCCTGGCCTCATACCAGTTCCACTGATCATATTCTCGCAAGCTGCAACAATGAAATGGACCTGCATAACAAAATTTCAGCTGAGTCACAAGggcatttaaattttaaaaaaaatatacatgtaatTGCAAACAAATGGTTAGAAAAAAAGGACGAAAAGAAACtaacattttaaattgataGGAACATGGTTTTAGCAATGATTATGAGAACAAGCACAAGACAAACAGCTTACCTCAACCCCACTAGGTTTAACTTGACCAATGGCTTTAGCTGCACCTAAAACTGCTGCTGAACCTCCCATATCAAATTTCATGAACTCAATGGAACAGCCAGGTCCTGTCTTGATGTTGTAGCCACCactgaaaacataaaagacaCAGCATTCAGGAACCCCTACTGGCATCCAAAACAGCAGAaagaataaaagacaagaagCACCACTTCCTATAACAAGTGAAAAGCAAATGCTGAGAAAGGATCAGAAGCATGGCCTCCTTCTTGACAGACCATAACCAAGACCGCTTATCATGTGATCATGTGAACGATCACTATCTAAATGATGCTACATGACACCATCACACATTGAACTTCCAAAAGTCAGCACCATAAAACCCCACAGTTGGTTTTAGAACCAAAAACTAACATTTTGGAAAACATATAATCACCTGTCAAAAGTCAATCCTTTTCCAACTAATGCTAACTTGGCTTTAACAGGTCCACTTGGAGGCTTATAACACAAATGGATGAAATGGGGTGGATTTGCAGAAGCTGCAGCAACACCTAAATAGGATCCCATTTTCAACTCTATGCACTGCTCTGCACTCAAGATGGTAGCAGAAAGAACATCGCTGTATGTGGAAGCAATCTTTGAAGCTTCTTCTGCCAGTACCGCTGAAATATAGAAGTCATCACACACAATTAAACATGTACACACATACATATTATGGTTGCATACCTATGTCTTGGGATGGAATTATGAACTACGGCCCATTAAAATATTAGTTCAGACATGTAGGTCAGGTTGTAATTCTAATTATTGCATTATGCATGCAAGCCTTAAGGGGAAGCTGGTACAAACCCGGGGTGAGTACATTGGCAGGTGAATTGACAAGCTCTTTTCCAAAAATTACAGCAGAAGAAACATCTTCAGCATATTTGAGCTTCTTCACTAGATCAGATCCAGTTCCAAGACCAAGAATATCCACAGATTTAAGCACAGGTTTCTTTGAATCCGACTTATACCTATTATCTTCATATGTCCCCAGCACAGTCCCTGTCACAGTTTAAACCATTCAACATTAATTATTTCCAACAGTTGAAACAATCAACCACACAATACCATCAATTCCCAATACAAGTACCAGATACTATTGCCGAAGCAGTATTAAGTTTTGATTCATTTGAGATGCTTCCAGTTGAAGCAAGCACAATGCCAACATCACTGGCTTGAGCAGTCTTAGCAGCAGCTGCAATGGCCTCACCAAAATTGCGaaaattatatgtgtttgttgCAGACTGCCCAAGGCCAATCAAGCCGATTCTTTTGGAACCAAGACCTGGAAGTCTAAGAACCAATGACTGGCCAGGTTTTCCTGTGAAATCCTCCTCAGAAGAGGCTTCACTTAATTGACCACCCAGCTTAGCATCTAGCTTTTTCAAAAGCGAGTTCTCGAACTTCTTGCTGTCATCCTTGGCCATATCTTTCTCCGTAACACCAACAGCAAGTATATCCCCTTTCCATTCTGCCACGTCAATTTCTTTTGCAGAAAAAGCAATCTGTCAAGGATTACACAAACACATGATCCATCTTTTTAGTACCCAATAAACAGCAATCAAAATGCAAATAATCACAAACTTCACCAATTAATATTTGATCAAAGCACATATCGGCAGGGAAAAACACCAATCAGGTCGCATATATTTATCACAGCTTTAAGGCATAAATCACACGTAGAGACGCGAAATCAAGGAGGTCTGAAAGCAAAGAAATGAAACCCCGCCAACAAAAAACAGTACGATTAGAATTTTAACCCTTGATGATCAATCAAAACTATAACTTCATCACAGATTGGTTTCAACCAATATTACTCATATAGATGTAAAAAGACATGCAAATCTATAGTTggctttaaaaacaaaaaccatgaaCAAGAGTAAATAAAACATTCCAACCgcaaaaaaacacacaaatctATTAATGACTTTAAAACTTATAACCATCATCAAAAATCAATAATCTTGATAATCTAAACACAATatacaaagaaacaaaatgtgGGGTTTATTCTCTTAGGGGAAATTACAAGAGATTGACCTTAGGGACATCGATGTTAGCAGGCTGAGTAAGGCCAAGAGTGGCACGAGCTGAGTGAGCCATGAGTTTGACTCCTCGTCTTCTGTAAGAATCAAAGGGTGAAACTGAAAAGGTGAATCTAAGACAAGGAGCTGACTTCAACTTCGTGAGAAACAAGGACGGTGAAGAGGAGAAAGATGATCGGACAACAGCAGCTGTAAGTGAAGTGGCCAAGGATGCTACAATAACAGCCATTTTTCGGTGTGGggtttctctatttatttataatgaatCCATCCGTCCAAAAATTTGACAAGAAatagtttaaagtattttttattttaaaataatattttaaaaaattatttttaattttaatacttataaaatttttaaaaataattttttaaaaaatcaaattttataaaatgatagtTACATCACTATCTCAAGTACACAATGTTTAAAATAGACATGAATGGGCATTGACACCAGCTTAGCATGCTGACCGACCAATTGGGTTTAGATAAAGGCATGGCTCTTGCTTCGGTTAGCTAGAgtgattgataatttttagaagGATAAATTCCATATTGTATTCCTTGTTTCATGTTAAAGTCCTTGccgtctatgtttttttttcatgtagtctgatatgtattgattttttgtaaaagattagctaagttatttttaaattttgatagaataacacattttaaaaaaatccaacaaaataatatatttttacacgTTGTTATTGAGAACTGcgatattaaaatgatattataattgtttaaatattgtattttacaACCATAACATTGAAATTTATATCACGGTTTGTGCTTTCTTTTACTTCTTTCACTTTCTCCTTGACCTCATgacccatttctttttttttatccaccaTGTTATGTACCACTTCTAAAACCTTGTATGTGGCTTTATGTAGAGCTTTAGCCATCTTGTGTGTGCATTTTCCTGGTCCATCACACAAAAGCTTTGAAGGGTAGTGTTTCTCACCCCTATAATCATGAGAAATGCCTTCGCCAATATTTAGACGAACATAATCAGTTGCTTcttctatcttttctttttctttctcaaccaAGCTAGGCAGTTTAAACTTAACACCACCATCTTGTCATTGATGTTGTTGGGATTGTTTTGGAGAGATCAAAATTTTAGTGTTGTGGTGACCATTTTTGTCATAAGTCTCAACAACAATGACCTTATGGCCTTCATTCTCTATAACATCttcaatttgttatttttatggttgGTTTGTTACTGGGCTTTGAGAACATACTTCTATTGcaaataaaaaagtgaaaaagagACAAAAAGCTAAAAGATTCATCATTTTCTATGATTTCTAGTTGCTATGTGTGATATCAATTACATGTCTAGTCCTCGTGATTTAGTTGTTTTGAAACTTGTTATTGCTTTAAAGGTCCTTATATAAATATGGCTTAATCAATATAccagtttatataaaaatataattgatatcaTGATTATAAATGGtgatatcaattaaaattttattgtgtttttcaaCTACAATATCAATTTAACTATCATGATTATGAAACATTACATCATTTAAATGTTGCGGTTCTCAAATGCGACATGCAAAAGTATGTTATTTCACAAAAATTTCTTGTTGCTGTGTTAATTCGCATTTAGTTAAGTTTTGTGTGTTAATTGCCAATTTTTCCAATATATAGTGGtactactttttttctttttccaaatatatttagacatatttttataaatttttatagatATAACTTCTAAATTTCGAACTTAAAAATCTTCtccttaaaactttttttttttaaaaaatgcatcttcttaaccaataaataaatctaaaaaccaGCTTAAAAAACTAGTATGGTTGAATAACCAATGATATAACCAAAAAGGGAATTAAAAAAGCAAGGCATGTGAAGTAAGAATGTGGTGAGTTATCGACTACGAGTTTTAGACACTAAACCCGAGGCATAATGATGTAAGGGGTTATGATTAATtggatttgaatttattttatttgaatcactTGTATAGTTTATTATAAATGTATTTGGATTAAATGGACATGTTCAAGCGCAATAAAAGGCACAGTCCCATGAAATGTCATGTTTATGTAAAGGCCTAAGACTTTTGATGCGATAGTTAAATCTAgctcaaatttaattaaaagactTTATATGTCAAGTTCTATAACAGGATGGCTACCGTAGTTAGTTAAGGTTGGGAAGGCCTTCGAATTAGAcataaaagttatattttcataagttttgttttttttttcctagttaattttggatattttgctttatttcttgttatatgttatttttatatttgaattggaATTGGAATTATTCTTGTCTTATAAAGGTTAGTTTAAGGCTTATTAAAAAGAGTTGTAACCATTTTTTGATGATGGATTTTTAGAAAAGAAGTTTTGAGTAACAAAACTTTGAATTAGAATTTCCATGTAATATTTTGTTCCAAAacatttttcttccttgtttttgGATTCCTATTTCTTATGTTCAGCTATGTCGATATCATAACATGACAATTTTTAGTGGTTTATTATTGTGTGTTgttgaaaaaccatgattggAAAAGGTTGCAAAATAGATCATGTTCACGAGTGAAGCATCTATGAACTAACAATTAAGGACTTACAAAGATAGGTAACAAAATTAATATGTCTATTGAAGGAGAGAAAATTGGAGTATTATATAAAGAGTGATTATAGATAAGtaaatagttttgaaaatccTTTTCAAATGCACGAGGAGCAAATGAGGCAACCTCTTGAACAAGATTAATTTCATGGAGACATAagcttttgaattaaaatttttgagtttttaggtATCTTACAAGTTGAGAAATTCATTGATTGAATGCTTTAAatggaaagatttttttttttaattaaagacgGTCCTCGAATAGATAAGGGCAAAAGGATCACTATCAGGTTAACTAGTTTACTTGGTGAGAGTAGCTAAAAAGGACTTGGGAgagataagaaaaatcaaatattagtaATTGAGAACAAATGAAACgccactttctttctttcaagtaCACTCAAACCATATGCCAACGATTCCATACATTAAGGTAATGAGCGAGGTTTGTTAATGAgtatattgataattttgattAGTTAATGGCTAGAGATGATCTACCAGAAATGGAGGAGTAATTAGTAGCTCAGTACCTAATTGGATTATAACAGTTTATGCAAGGCATGCTTTGTTTGCAATTATTATGGATATTTTTACCATCAAATAACTCTAACcataaagaaatagaaaaataatgaaaccaATAAGGGTTTTCAAATTGGCCATAATAACATGTTTCAAGTTGATCAAAATGTTGAGGGTGCATGCATTAACGATTAATGaacaaaaaatcaacttaaacatACTCTTACTCCTCAACAAATTACAAgttggttttaaattttgatattatagaTCCAATAAGCAAGGGCATCATTATGTTAAATGCTATAAACCAAAGAGTCTTCAAACAATAATCTATTAATAAAAGAACTCATAAATGAGAGTTTAGCCaaaagagatcctacttttAATGATTCATATAGTAGGGAGATTTTGTATATAGTTGATGATGCTATCTTAGTCGTCTGAAAAGTCTCTTCAAAGTGACTAGAGTAAAGATTGGTTGCGCACTAAAATCATTCATTCAACATCTATAATCAAAGATAAGGTATGGAATCTAATCATCGATAGTGGCAATTatgacaatgttgtgttttcaAAGGTAGTAAAGAAGTTATAGCTTAAAACAAACAGTCATTCCAAACCCCATAAATTGATATAGTTGAAGCGAGATAGTGAGATAATTATGGAATAAtagtgtattattttattttattttatttttatagtaaaaattaTTGTGATAATGTATAGTGTGATGTAATTTTTATAGATATGTGTCATGTATTATTAAGAAGACCTTGTCAATGTAATAGAAATGTCATGCATGATAAGCAACACAATAAGTACACTTTTAGTATAAAAAGAAAGTGTGTGGTATAGGCATTAAGGAAAACATAGGCAATAGTTAAGGTTGAACCAAATTGAGTAGGATAATTTCAAATTGATACCACtttgttaaattataaatagttattTCACATGTGCTCAGCCGCAGGCTGGAT includes:
- the LOC118043852 gene encoding leucine aminopeptidase 1, with the protein product MAVIVASLATSLTAAVVRSSFSSSPSLFLTKLKSAPCLRFTFSVSPFDSYRRRGVKLMAHSARATLGLTQPANIDVPKIAFSAKEIDVAEWKGDILAVGVTEKDMAKDDSKKFENSLLKKLDAKLGGQLSEASSEEDFTGKPGQSLVLRLPGLGSKRIGLIGLGQSATNTYNFRNFGEAIAAAAKTAQASDVGIVLASTGSISNESKLNTASAIVSGTVLGTYEDNRYKSDSKKPVLKSVDILGLGTGSDLVKKLKYAEDVSSAVIFGKELVNSPANVLTPAVLAEEASKIASTYSDVLSATILSAEQCIELKMGSYLGVAAASANPPHFIHLCYKPPSGPVKAKLALVGKGLTFDSGGYNIKTGPGCSIEFMKFDMGGSAAVLGAAKAIGQVKPSGVEVHFIVAACENMISGTGMRPGDIVTASNGKTIEVNNTDAEGRLTLADALVYACNQGVEKIIDLATLTGACVVALGPSIAGVFTPSDELANEVFTAAEASGEKLWRMPLEESYWESMKSGVADMVNTGARQGGAITAALFLKQFVDEKVQWMHIDMAGPVSSEKKRTATGFGILTLVEWVQQHSS